A genomic stretch from Leptodactylus fuscus isolate aLepFus1 chromosome 10, aLepFus1.hap2, whole genome shotgun sequence includes:
- the MXI1 gene encoding max-interacting protein 1 isoform X2 has protein sequence MDCIRMLNIQRLLDAAEYLERRERECEHGYASSFPSSDSSDLHRLKTRRLKSKRCSSIGGSTNRSTHNELEKNRRAHLRLCLERLKDLIPLEADSTRHTTLGLLNKAKLHIKKLEDVSRKGQHQLEMLEREQRYLKRRLEQLQGCAEPERVRADSVGSSMSSDRSDSEREEIEVDIESTEFSHLEVDSSSSTSISDLEDHNSRQSLGSDEGYSSASIKLIYHS, from the exons ATGGACTGCATCCGAATGTTAAATATTCAGAGGCTCCTGGACGCTGCCGAATATCTGGAGAGAAGAGAGCGAG agTGTGAACACGGCTATGCCTCCAGCTTCCCCTCCAGCGACAGCTCGGACCTTCACAGGCTGAAAACAAGAAGATTAAAATCCAAGAGGTGCAGCAGCATAGGAGGCAGCACAAACAG atCTACGCACAATGAGCTGGAGAAGAATCG GAGGGCTCACTTACGCCTCTGTCTAGAACGGCTGAAGGATCTTATACCCCTAGAGGCTGACAGCACCCGGCACACCACGCTGGGACTACTGAACAAAGCCAAACTGCACATCAAG AAACTTGAAGATGTGTCTCGGAAGGGTCAACATCAGCTGGAGATGCTGGAAAGGGAACAGCGGTATCTGAAGAGGAGGTTGGAGCAGCTGCAGGGCTGTGCGGAGCCCGAGCGGGTGCGAGCGGACAGTGTTGGTTCCAGCATGTCTTCTGATCGGTCCGACTCAGAACGAG AGGAGATCGAGGTGGACATTGAAAGCACAGAGTTCTCCCATTTGGAGGTGGACAGTTCTAGTAGCACCAGCATCAGTGACCTGGAGGACCACAACAGCCGGCAAAGCTTGGGCAGCGATGAGGGATATTCCAGTGCTAGTATCAAGCTGATCTACCACTCCTAA
- the MXI1 gene encoding max-interacting protein 1 isoform X1, giving the protein MVRGRPRKDSMMDTDPQMPRCPLTELLGTQGQDMGHITTFLDNVHILLEAASYLDRLDQDRKKCEHGYASSFPSSDSSDLHRLKTRRLKSKRCSSIGGSTNRSTHNELEKNRRAHLRLCLERLKDLIPLEADSTRHTTLGLLNKAKLHIKKLEDVSRKGQHQLEMLEREQRYLKRRLEQLQGCAEPERVRADSVGSSMSSDRSDSEREEIEVDIESTEFSHLEVDSSSSTSISDLEDHNSRQSLGSDEGYSSASIKLIYHS; this is encoded by the exons ATGGTCAGAGGGCGACCCAGGAAGGACAGCATGATGGACACAGACCCCCAGATGCCCAGGTGCCCCCTGACTGAGTTGCTGGGCACTCAGGGGCAGGACATGGGGCACATCACCACTTTCTTGGACAATGTGCACATCTTGCTGGAGGCTGCCAGTTACCTGGACAGACTGGACCAGGACAGGAAAA agTGTGAACACGGCTATGCCTCCAGCTTCCCCTCCAGCGACAGCTCGGACCTTCACAGGCTGAAAACAAGAAGATTAAAATCCAAGAGGTGCAGCAGCATAGGAGGCAGCACAAACAG atCTACGCACAATGAGCTGGAGAAGAATCG GAGGGCTCACTTACGCCTCTGTCTAGAACGGCTGAAGGATCTTATACCCCTAGAGGCTGACAGCACCCGGCACACCACGCTGGGACTACTGAACAAAGCCAAACTGCACATCAAG AAACTTGAAGATGTGTCTCGGAAGGGTCAACATCAGCTGGAGATGCTGGAAAGGGAACAGCGGTATCTGAAGAGGAGGTTGGAGCAGCTGCAGGGCTGTGCGGAGCCCGAGCGGGTGCGAGCGGACAGTGTTGGTTCCAGCATGTCTTCTGATCGGTCCGACTCAGAACGAG AGGAGATCGAGGTGGACATTGAAAGCACAGAGTTCTCCCATTTGGAGGTGGACAGTTCTAGTAGCACCAGCATCAGTGACCTGGAGGACCACAACAGCCGGCAAAGCTTGGGCAGCGATGAGGGATATTCCAGTGCTAGTATCAAGCTGATCTACCACTCCTAA